The following are encoded in a window of Halosolutus halophilus genomic DNA:
- a CDS encoding DolP-mannose mannosyltransferase — MRWFSDVSTLTGMRFRITPIRPRTERCASWLAILGSIVAVLFIGGFAAYLLTEWPTIATDPAFFQHTGWYVLEGGVPYLDVWDVNPPVPFGITAALAALSGGNMLVLHGLSVTLTVLVAGASVLLVGWVAYLVTGENAAAVAAGLTMLVVPELFVLPLLGVRAQFYALFFGTLALALALRDRPFLAGAAAALSAGSWQSGVVFAPLVVGMAYQRAGGKNALRAIAGAGVVTGIVVLVFAAAGALVPMVVQTVVAPLIAGSPYTLAERVYSLLLVFGYGSVLLPVALYGWAHAAVRDFRGLWWVPTGGLILALQVLFVDLDGATDALLWLAFVAIGVAVAVERVIARRSGPTDRRDHDSIRSNPCRWAVVVLAVAGLLVLSGLVWNAGSPSLKLTLESMEQEAEPEGEPLPTTPGDADVPSMQAIYWEQLQPETCHYRLSWNEVRWVAMTDDRLDRQQCDGSPSRIDRT, encoded by the coding sequence ATGAGGTGGTTCTCCGACGTCAGTACGCTCACAGGGATGCGCTTCCGTATCACGCCCATCCGCCCCCGTACCGAGCGTTGCGCCAGTTGGCTCGCCATCCTCGGTTCGATCGTCGCCGTCCTGTTCATCGGCGGATTCGCCGCGTATCTCCTCACCGAGTGGCCGACGATCGCGACCGACCCGGCGTTCTTCCAGCACACGGGCTGGTACGTCCTCGAAGGCGGCGTTCCGTACCTCGACGTCTGGGACGTAAACCCGCCGGTCCCGTTCGGAATCACGGCCGCTCTCGCCGCCCTCTCCGGCGGAAACATGCTCGTTCTGCACGGGCTCAGCGTGACGCTTACGGTGCTCGTCGCCGGCGCGAGCGTCCTGCTGGTCGGCTGGGTGGCGTACCTCGTGACCGGCGAGAACGCGGCGGCGGTCGCCGCCGGCCTCACGATGCTCGTCGTCCCGGAACTCTTCGTTCTCCCGTTGCTAGGAGTCCGGGCGCAGTTCTACGCGTTGTTTTTCGGCACACTGGCGCTCGCGCTGGCCCTCCGCGATCGGCCGTTTCTCGCCGGGGCCGCCGCGGCGCTGAGCGCCGGGTCGTGGCAGTCGGGGGTGGTCTTCGCGCCGCTGGTCGTCGGGATGGCGTACCAGCGAGCCGGTGGGAAGAACGCGCTCCGGGCGATCGCCGGCGCCGGCGTCGTGACCGGGATCGTCGTCCTGGTATTCGCGGCCGCGGGCGCGCTCGTCCCCATGGTCGTACAGACGGTGGTCGCGCCGCTGATCGCTGGCTCGCCGTACACCCTGGCCGAGCGCGTCTACTCGCTCTTGCTGGTGTTCGGCTACGGGTCGGTACTGCTTCCGGTAGCTCTCTACGGCTGGGCCCACGCCGCCGTCCGCGACTTCCGGGGGCTGTGGTGGGTGCCGACGGGCGGCCTGATACTCGCCCTTCAGGTGCTGTTCGTCGACCTGGACGGCGCGACGGACGCGCTCCTCTGGCTCGCCTTCGTCGCGATCGGCGTCGCCGTCGCCGTCGAACGGGTGATCGCGCGCCGATCGGGTCCGACGGACCGCCGCGATCACGACTCGATCCGATCGAACCCGTGCCGGTGGGCGGTCGTCGTCCTCGCCGTCGCCGGGCTACTCGTCCTTTCGGGGCTCGTCTGGAACGCCGGCTCGCCGTCCCTGAAGTTGACACTCGAGTCGATGGAGCAGGAAGCCGAGCCGGAGGGGGAGCCGCTTCCGACGACGCCGGGTGACGCGGACGTCCCGTCGATGCAGGCCATCTACTGGGAGCAACTGCAACCCGAAACCTGCCACTACCGGTTGAGCTGGAACGAAGTACGATGGGTCGCGATGACCGACGATCGACTGGACAGACAGCAGTGTGACGGGTCGCCGAGTCGGATCGATCGCACCTGA
- a CDS encoding GNAT family N-acetyltransferase, which translates to MATSSDRQSLFPRPPTTVTDREGRTITVSEYAGEPAPLVEMYTHFDDDSRSQGLPPRDEPRTREWIGGLLDDGLNAVARHGDDMVGHAVLVPYDDTAELAIFVRPTYQSAGIGTHLIRGLLRYGQENGLTHVWLTVSRTNRIAMNLYRSAGFETTARNRGEHEMERDL; encoded by the coding sequence ATGGCCACTTCGTCCGACCGCCAGTCGCTGTTCCCGCGGCCACCGACGACGGTTACCGACCGCGAGGGACGAACCATCACGGTCAGCGAGTACGCCGGCGAGCCTGCGCCACTGGTGGAGATGTACACACACTTCGACGACGACTCGCGATCGCAGGGGTTGCCGCCCCGGGACGAACCCCGAACCCGCGAGTGGATCGGTGGACTCCTCGACGACGGGCTGAACGCCGTGGCGCGACACGGGGACGACATGGTCGGTCACGCCGTGCTCGTGCCGTACGACGATACGGCCGAACTGGCGATTTTCGTTCGCCCGACGTATCAGTCGGCAGGGATCGGAACGCATCTCATCCGCGGCTTGCTCAGATACGGCCAGGAGAACGGACTGACTCACGTCTGGCTGACCGTCTCTCGAACGAATCGCATCGCGATGAACCTCTATCGATCGGCCGGATTCGAGACGACGGCACGCAACCGCGGCGAACACGAGATGGAACGGGACCTGTAA
- a CDS encoding thiamine pyrophosphate-dependent dehydrogenase E1 component subunit alpha, with translation MFEDMVTARYYEERLQEEYLEGKQPAFDISAGPIPGELHLAAGHEAAAAGVCRHLRDDDTVTAPHRPHHVAIAKGVDLKRMTAEIFGRQTGLSGGKGGHMHLFDPDVNFACSGIIAEGCPPAVGAGLAAKKRNEDSVAVAVLGEGAISQGAFLESLNLAAVQELPVVFVVEDNDWAISMPKDRITDVDDGSLRAGGFDMPGVRVDYDDATAVYDAAKDAIGRARAGNGPTLLEVQVHRRMGHFMGDPQSYRPDEDTEAAQERDSIERLADDLREAGVEDDDVEAIRERAHDRVDEVIEWAKDQPEPDPEAAHEDVFVNPPSGVTTDEPTHELAGSDD, from the coding sequence ATGTTCGAGGACATGGTCACGGCGAGGTACTACGAAGAGCGACTTCAGGAGGAGTATCTGGAGGGGAAACAACCGGCGTTCGACATCTCGGCCGGGCCGATTCCGGGGGAGTTACACCTGGCGGCGGGGCACGAGGCCGCCGCCGCGGGCGTCTGTCGTCACCTGCGTGACGACGATACGGTGACGGCGCCGCACCGTCCGCACCACGTCGCCATCGCGAAGGGCGTCGACCTGAAACGGATGACTGCGGAGATCTTCGGTCGGCAAACGGGCCTGAGCGGGGGGAAAGGTGGCCACATGCACCTGTTCGATCCGGACGTGAACTTCGCCTGTAGCGGCATCATCGCCGAGGGGTGCCCGCCGGCGGTCGGAGCCGGTCTCGCGGCGAAGAAGCGAAACGAAGACAGCGTCGCCGTCGCCGTCCTCGGGGAGGGCGCGATCAGTCAGGGGGCGTTTCTCGAATCGCTCAACCTGGCGGCCGTCCAGGAACTGCCGGTCGTCTTCGTCGTCGAGGACAACGACTGGGCGATCAGCATGCCGAAAGACCGGATCACCGACGTCGACGACGGATCCCTGCGCGCGGGCGGGTTCGACATGCCGGGCGTCCGGGTCGACTACGACGATGCGACGGCGGTGTACGACGCTGCGAAGGACGCGATCGGACGAGCGCGGGCGGGTAACGGGCCGACGCTACTGGAAGTGCAGGTCCACCGCCGAATGGGGCACTTCATGGGCGATCCGCAGAGCTATCGCCCCGACGAGGACACGGAGGCCGCACAGGAACGGGATTCGATAGAGCGCCTCGCGGACGACCTGCGGGAAGCGGGCGTCGAGGACGACGACGTCGAGGCGATCCGCGAGCGGGCTCACGACCGCGTCGACGAGGTGATCGAGTGGGCCAAAGACCAGCCGGAACCGGATCCGGAGGCGGCCCACGAGGACGTCTTCGTCAACCCGCCGTCGGGTGTGACGACCGACGAACCGACCCACGAACTCGCCGGAAGTGACGACTGA
- a CDS encoding alpha-ketoacid dehydrogenase subunit beta — MAQQESQAVERELTMSRAMVEAIAHEMRENDEVFYMGEDVADYGGIFDSTEGLREEFGYDRVMDVPISETAYIGAAVGAAQAGMRPIAELMFVDFFGVCMDQIYNQMAKNTYMSGGNVSVPMVLTTAVGGTYNDAGQHSQTLYGTFAHLPGMKVVVPSTAYDAKGLMHNAIRDDDPVVYMFHKRLMGIGWMPAPDGPKTPVPDEPYTIPFGSADVKREGSDVTVVTLGLHVHQALEAAETLAEDGIDAEVIDLRTLVPLDTETILESIGKTGRLVVVDEDYRSYGVTAEIVASAAEERLADLDAVERVAVPDVPLPYARPMEDEVIPDVEDIEAAVRAVEP; from the coding sequence ATGGCACAGCAAGAATCACAGGCGGTCGAACGGGAACTGACGATGAGCCGCGCGATGGTCGAGGCGATCGCCCACGAGATGCGCGAGAACGACGAGGTGTTCTACATGGGCGAGGACGTCGCCGACTACGGCGGCATCTTCGACAGCACCGAGGGGCTCCGCGAGGAGTTCGGGTACGATCGGGTGATGGACGTCCCGATCAGCGAGACGGCCTACATCGGGGCCGCCGTCGGCGCGGCCCAGGCGGGAATGCGCCCCATTGCCGAGTTGATGTTCGTCGACTTCTTCGGCGTCTGCATGGACCAGATCTACAACCAGATGGCGAAGAACACGTACATGAGCGGCGGGAACGTCTCCGTTCCGATGGTACTGACGACGGCCGTCGGCGGGACGTACAACGACGCGGGCCAGCACTCCCAGACGCTGTACGGCACCTTCGCCCACCTCCCGGGGATGAAAGTCGTCGTCCCGTCGACCGCATACGACGCGAAGGGACTGATGCACAACGCCATTCGCGACGACGACCCGGTCGTCTACATGTTCCACAAGCGCCTGATGGGAATCGGGTGGATGCCCGCCCCCGACGGGCCGAAGACGCCCGTCCCGGACGAACCGTACACGATCCCCTTCGGCAGCGCCGACGTCAAGCGCGAGGGGAGTGACGTCACCGTCGTCACGCTCGGCCTCCACGTCCACCAGGCGCTCGAGGCGGCCGAGACGCTCGCCGAGGACGGGATCGACGCCGAGGTGATCGACCTCCGGACGCTCGTTCCGCTGGACACCGAGACGATCCTCGAGTCGATCGGCAAGACGGGGCGACTGGTCGTCGTCGACGAGGATTACCGGTCGTACGGCGTGACCGCCGAGATCGTCGCGAGCGCGGCCGAGGAGCGACTCGCCGACCTCGATGCTGTCGAGCGGGTCGCCGTCCCGGACGTGCCGCTTCCGTACGCCCGGCCGATGGAGGACGAGGTGATCCCGGACGTCGAGGACATCGAAGCGGCCGTCCGCGCCGTCGAGCCGTGA
- a CDS encoding lipoyl domain-containing protein: MSGDEDRVAVAAADVWPDDVEEEEGVVVNWFAKVGRRVDEGETLCEIQVEKVSVDVPAPVAGELVEIERDEDDEFTRDDTLGWIEPD, translated from the coding sequence ATGAGCGGGGACGAAGACCGGGTCGCCGTCGCGGCAGCCGACGTCTGGCCCGACGACGTCGAGGAGGAGGAAGGCGTCGTCGTCAACTGGTTCGCGAAGGTGGGCCGTCGAGTCGACGAGGGCGAGACCCTCTGTGAGATCCAGGTGGAGAAAGTCAGCGTCGACGTGCCGGCACCGGTCGCGGGCGAACTGGTCGAAATCGAACGCGACGAGGACGACGAGTTCACGCGCGACGACACGCTCGGGTGGATCGAACCCGACTGA
- a CDS encoding guanosine monophosphate reductase has translation MNDLRTGLSYGDVLLVPNRSPVGSRNDVDLSTNLTPSIELETPLVSAAMDTVTEAELAIELSHTGGLGVLHRFLTPGEQAEQVERVTAADERVGAAVGINEDYVARSAALVDAGVDVLVVDVAHGHLERTIDAVETLREEFPNTDLVAGNVATPAGVEDLAAAGADCVKVGIGPGSHCTTRKVAGVGVPQLTAVSDCAAAAEGTDVTICADGGIRTSGDAVKALMAGADTVMLGSLFAGTEEAPSAVVEVDGTLYKRSRGMATTTAAEKRNDKDADVRADEGVEALTPYKGPVADVVDEFCAGIQSGLSYCGGHTIPDARENAEFIRVAPSAQEREGYHADHDWEGVSVDSAATAGDGSKLADDDETAATAAESDD, from the coding sequence ATGAACGATCTTCGTACCGGGTTGAGCTACGGTGACGTGCTCCTCGTGCCGAACCGATCGCCGGTCGGCAGCCGTAACGACGTCGACCTCTCGACGAATCTCACGCCGTCAATCGAACTCGAGACGCCGCTCGTCTCCGCCGCCATGGACACCGTCACGGAGGCCGAACTGGCGATCGAACTCTCGCACACTGGGGGGCTCGGCGTCCTTCACCGGTTTCTCACGCCGGGGGAGCAGGCCGAACAGGTCGAACGGGTGACCGCCGCCGACGAACGGGTGGGCGCTGCCGTGGGGATCAACGAGGACTACGTCGCACGTAGCGCTGCACTGGTCGATGCCGGCGTCGACGTCCTCGTGGTCGACGTGGCTCACGGCCACCTCGAACGGACGATCGACGCTGTCGAGACGCTCCGGGAGGAGTTCCCGAATACCGACCTCGTCGCCGGCAACGTCGCCACTCCCGCGGGCGTCGAAGACCTCGCGGCCGCCGGTGCCGACTGCGTCAAAGTCGGCATCGGCCCCGGGTCACACTGCACGACCCGGAAGGTCGCCGGCGTCGGCGTCCCCCAGCTAACCGCCGTCAGCGATTGCGCAGCGGCGGCCGAGGGGACGGACGTGACCATCTGCGCCGACGGCGGTATCCGCACGTCCGGCGATGCGGTGAAGGCCCTGATGGCAGGTGCAGACACCGTGATGCTCGGGAGCCTCTTCGCCGGCACCGAGGAAGCGCCGAGCGCGGTGGTCGAAGTCGACGGGACGCTGTACAAGCGCTCGCGCGGAATGGCGACGACGACCGCCGCCGAGAAGCGTAACGACAAGGACGCCGACGTTCGCGCGGACGAGGGCGTCGAGGCGTTGACCCCCTACAAAGGTCCGGTCGCCGACGTCGTCGACGAGTTCTGCGCCGGGATCCAGTCCGGTCTCTCCTACTGTGGCGGTCACACGATCCCGGACGCTCGCGAGAACGCGGAATTCATCCGCGTCGCTCCCAGCGCGCAAGAACGCGAGGGCTACCACGCGGATCACGACTGGGAGGGAGTCAGCGTGGACAGCGCGGCGACCGCCGGCGACGGATCAAAGCTCGCGGACGACGACGAGACCGCGGCCACCGCCGCCGAGAGCGACGACTGA